The genomic stretch TAAGCCAAAGTTGTGTTGAGGTATACCTCCGGACAGACTGGGAAGCGATGGCAGGGCTGTTACGCTAAGCCTGTCGCTAAGTGCTCAGGTCGTTTCTACATGACAGGACTCTGGCTAGGATTTCTGGGGCTAGCAATTATTAGCCTGACTGTTTTTGATGTGCTTTCCACCACATTGAGCATTAGTGGAGGGGGTAGCCCGATAACCACTAGTATGGTATCCCTACGGTCAGCGATCAGGTCTTTAATCTTGCAGTCCAAGATTTGGCAAAACGACGCCAGTTGCTCCTCACCTTGGTTTGTCATGATGGTTGGTGCTGGGATGATGTGACTGCTTCGGAAGCGGTTCCTTATGTGCGTAACCCTAAAGTTTCCCCGCAAGGATGGTAGTGGCAGTGGGCTTAATCGATACCACAAGTTACCAAAACTCTCCCTAGAAACCCCACCTTCCGGAAGACAGAGGATAAGGGCGATCGCTGCTAGTTTAGAACCAATCCAACAAGGGTAAGTGGGAGGCAGAGCAATGAGAGGGCGCAAGTCAGTAGAACGAGCCAGCGATCAAGCAGGACGAACCGCGAGGCAGGTTGCGTCTCAACCGTGGGTGGAGCCTCTAGCCCGATTCGGGTATACCGCTAAAGGGATTGTCTATGGCTTAGTGGGTCTCCTAGCCGCTCAAGCTGCTTTTGGTTCAGGTGGCAAAACCACAGATTCGCAAGGAGCGCTGCAAACGATACTAGAACAGCCTTTCGGGCAGGTTTTGCTAGGTTTGATAGCGATCGGTTTGTTGGGTTATGTGCTTTGGAGCTTAGTCCAAGCGGTAATGGATACTGAAAATAAGGGCACAGATGCTAAAGGAATTGCCCAGCGTCTCGGTTATGTCGGGACGGCGATCGTCTACTCAGGGCTGGCGCTGACGGCGGCTAAGTTGGCACTGGGTTCTGGGGGCAGTGGAGGAGGGAATGCTTCTCAAGATTGGACGGCTCGCCTCTTGGCTCAACCCTTTGGTCAATGGCTGGTAGGCACAATTGGAGCCTTGACTATTGGCTTTGGTTTCTATCACTTCTATGAAGCCTATACTGCCAAGTTCCGTCGTAAATTAAAGCTCAACGAAATGAGTACGCCTGAGAAAACCTGGGCGACTCGGATGGGTAGGTTTGGTCTAGCGGCCAGAGGCGTTGTATTTAGCGTCATTGGCTTTTTCCTAATTCAGGCGGCTCGGTCTTCTAATGCCAGTGAGGTGCGCGGGCTGGGAGGTGCTCTGGCGGCTTTAGCGAGTCAACCTTATGGCCCTTGGCTGTTGGGTTTAGTGGCACTGGGGTTGGTAGCCTATGGTATTTACAATTTTGTCCAAGCTCGCTATCGCCAGATGGTCATCCATTAGCTTCTCCCTTTAAGATCAGAATTGCTCTCTAAATTCCATCTGACGCATGCTGCCACGCGAAGATCTATTAAAAGGCATTGAAAATCGAGACGCGATCGCCCGTGTCATTGACCAAGCAGACCAAGCGATCAAAACTTGGGAAGTAGTCTGTAGCGATTTTCTTGCGCCTCCTGAACTCGCTGACATGCAGCAAGCTTTTGGTCGGCTGACCGAAGTACAGGTGTTAGCGTGGGGCGGCTACCCACAAGCCGAACGACAACGAGTGGCGATCGCGCGGTCTGAACTACCGCTCGAAGCGAGTCAGGTAGAAATAGCAGCCCTTGATATTGCAGGCAACTTTTTGTTTGACCCTGCCACCCACCGTGACTTCCTCGGAGCGCTTTTAGGGACAGGCATTGTCCGAGAAAAAGTGGGCGACATTATTGTTTTGGGTGAGCGCGGAGCGCAGGCGATTGTAGTGCCTGACCTGGTAGAGTTTCTAGAACTCCAACTTAATCAAGTGCGATCGGTGCCCGTAAAAACTCGGCGAATTGAACTGAGCGAACTCAAAATCCGAGAACCCAAGAAAAAAGAACTGACGACCGTAGAAGCTTCACTGCGTCTAGATGCGATCGCCTCGGCGGGTTTTGGTATGTCTCGCAGCAAAATGGTGGACTTGATTGATGGGGGAGATGTCCGGGTGAACTGGAAGGAGATCGTTTCTGCTAGCCATCAACTCAAACCAGGAGATTTAGTGGCAATCCGAGGCAAAGGTCGCTTAGAAGTGGGTGAAGTCGCTGTGACAAAAAAAGATCGCTATCGCGTTCAACTGACTCGATTCGTGTAAACGGAGGTGCGATCGCTCAGCTCAATTTAGCGCTACATTCCAAAATTAACCGTTGGTTTTCTACAGAATAGGGCTGAATTTCTAAAGCGCGACGAAAGGCGAGAATGGCCTCTCGGTATTCGCCCAGCGCCACATGGCACAGCCCAATTCCATGTAGTGCGCCAAAGTGAATTGGGTTGAGCTGCACCGCTTGCTGGCAGTCAGCTAGAGACTTACGATACTTAGCCTGGATATAATACAGCACTGCTCGTCGATTCCATGCTTCGGCAAAGTCAGGTAGATCTTGAATTAGCTGGGTGAGCACCGCTTCTGCCTGGAGTTTTTCTCCGCGTTCTAACAACATCTGTGCCTGTCGAATGCGTTCCAGGCCCAAAACGCCTTTCTGTTCAAACCAGCGTCGCCACAATTCTTGGGTAGCATGATTACGCACCTCTGGGTCTGCGTGTTTGAGGTCTGTAAGTAGCCGCTCAGTTGATTGATTATCCATGCACTATGACTCTACCGCAAGAATCAGCAAATCTCCTCTCCTATTGTGGCCTCAATTAAAGGCTAATTGTAAAGTTTTGCAAAATTCAAAATAAGTTCTTGGCTAGAGCCTGAGAAGCACATAGGCGATCGCTTCTCGAAATATCGATGTCGTTACAACGGCTGGATCTTGGCTCTATGGCTCAAAAACATTTCAAACAATTGATCTATTGGTTCGTGGGAGAGCGGGCTGGACGCGTACTAACAGCTACCTGGTCTTGGCTGTGGGGCTTACCTGTGGAGTCAGGCGGCAAGATTGCGGTGGAAGTGGCTCAGGAATCTTTGCAAACCATGCAAAAGTCAGTCGCTCAACTCACCCAATCAGTTGCAACTCTAATGGCTGCTTACCAGCAGGCTAAGAGTATGTACGAAAGTAGACAGAAAGAATTTCAACAAGCTGAACAACAAGCAATTTTGGCACAGCAACAAGGCAATGCGGAAGCCGCCCGGATGGCGATGACGAAGGCCATTTTGCTCGATCGATCGCTACCTTCCTTAGCGGAAAAATTTGCTAGAGCGGAGACAGTGGTACGGGGTGCTAAGGACAAACTCGACCGAGAACGCCAGAAGCTGGAAACTTACAAGCTGGAAATGCAAAATCTCAAAGATTTGGCGGAGTTGAATGAAGCGCTGGCTGTGATCGATCAGGCTAATACTGAACTTGAAATTGGCTCCGCGCGATCGCAATTTGCTACGGCTCAAACCTCTGTAGAGCGCCGACATCTCCAGATGACTGCACAGGCAGAACTCTCAGATAACCCAGCGGAGAAACTAACCGCAGATTTAGCTCAAATGACCCTCGACGATGAAATTGCCCAACGACTGCAACGACTAACCGCTTCATCCTCTCGTTCAGCCACTTCATTAGATGCCTAAAGGAACTCCTACAATGACTTCAACTCAAAAAAGAACTTCTATTTCTGTGCGTTCCAAAGCCAGCGTTCCGCCTATTGTGCTGTTGTTACTGGGTGTAGGGCTAGTGACAGGTATCTCTTGGCTCAAGGGTAATATCTTTCCTCAATCATCCAAGTCGCTGGATACTGGTTCCCTGCAAGATCGCATCAGTCTAGGTGATAACCTCTTGGTTGAGGCGGATGCTACACCAGAGAAACGTGCAGGCATTGCTGCTTTTGCGAAGGGAGATTTTGAAGGTGCGATCGCTCAATTTGAGGCTTCTTTGCAAAAGCGCCAAAATGACCCGGAGACGCTGATCTATTGGAATAATGCTCGCTCTGGGAAGTCAGCGTTGCGAATTGCAGTCAGTGTGCCGATTGGTAGCAACCTGAATGTGGCTCAGGAGATGTTGCGGGGGGTGGCTCAAGCCCAAGATGAGGTAAATCAAAACGGCGGTATCAACGGTGTGCCGTTACAGGTGGAGATTGTCAATGATGAGAATGATCCAGAGATTGTGAAACAGGTAGCGACAGAGTTGGTGAAAGACCAGCGTATCCTGGCTGTAGTAGGGCATAACGCCAGCAATGCTTCTTTGGTTGCGGCTCCCATTTATCAACAGGGACAGTTGGTGATGGTGACTCCGACTAGCTTTGCTAATAATCTCTCTGGGTTCGGCAGTTATATTTTTCGTGCCACTCCCACGATTCGGTTAATGGCGGAACCTCTAGCTGAGCATGTAGTTGCCACTGCTCGCAAAACCAATATCGCCATGTGCTATGACTCTCAGGCTCCAGACAATGTCTCGTTTAAGGATGAGTTTGTGGCAGCGCTGGTGGCTAAGGGGGGTAAGCTAGTGCCGACGGTTTGTGATTTTTCTAACCCTACTTTTAACCCCGCAACTGCGATCGCCCAAGCGGTGAGTAGTGGAGCAGATGGGCTGTTAATTTCTCCTCACATTGATCGACTCGATCGCGCCATTGATCTCGCTAGAGCCAATCAAGGGAGGTTAGCTTTGTTTGGTAGCCCCACTTTGTACACCATCAAAACGCCGCAGTCTGGGCAAGCAGATGTGAATGGCTTAGTTCTACCTGTACCTTGGCATCCTACCGCTTTTAGCAATCACCCCTTTGCGACTAGTGCCAAGCAGCGTTGGGGAGGAGCAGTCAATTGGCGGACGGCAATGGCTTATGATGCCAGTCGTGCCATTGTCAAAGGCTTAAGCCAAGATAACACTCGGAGTGGCTTACAGAATGTTTTGCGGAGTCCAAGCTTTTCGGCCTCTGGAGCAGGCGATCCGGTGAAGTTTCTGCCATCAGGCGATCGCTTAGGTCAAGCGGTTCTGGTGCAAGTCCAACCCAGTGCCTCCAGCTATGATTTTGTCCCCATTCGCCCGTAAATGCTGTTCTTACTGAAGTGGTAGGAGATTGAAATTTTGCCCTTTGATTACTCAAGTAGGTTGTGGGATTGTGAAGATGAAAGCTTCTTTAGAGACCGAGAGCTAAAGCCACTTCGCCAACAGGGTCCACACTGCGTTGTGACAGCATTAGCAATTCTGACTAACTCCACACCAGAAGACTTCCAGGGGAGCATCAACACTCAAAATCCGGTTTCTTGGTCTAAAGCATTACGTCTTTGGAACATGAAGCTAGCCTACTGTCCCATTGATCTCAGACGAGTTGCTTTCTACGTGCCAGAGTTAGTAAAGCTGGATGATCTGTTTACCATCAGTTACTACCTGACAAGAGATAGCGGCAACATTTTGGCAGATCCTAATCAGCAGGGGTGGGTTTGTAGTTCTCATGTTGTAGTGTTACATCGTAGCCATATTCTTGATCCAGCATCCGGAACGAGTATAGATGCTTTGGCACATCATCTGAACAATTGTCATACGAAGCGGATTTTTAGAGTTGTTCCTGATAACCATCCGCGCGGATTATAGCTTCATGCCCAAACGAGGGATCTAACATCTCTATCGACACCACCCTACATGACTCATCCCATCCTTGACTCTACTAGCCGCATGGATGAAATCGATCAACAATTGCGCCAACTGGTGATGGCTGCTTGTCGTCAGCCGCGAGGGAGCCTGGAGCGCCAACGGGCCTTGAATCAACTAATTTGGCAGATTCAGCGCTCTGGCAAATTACTTCGAGGCGTGGGTGTTCCCGATTATGAGGATGCGCTCCAACAAACTTGGCTCTACTGTTGCCGCAATCTCTGTGAAGCCCTGACTGGCAATGCCTACGATCCAGAGCTAGCCAGTGTGATTACTTGGTTAAATGCCTATCTCAAGCGACGGTTGAGCGATCGCCAACGGGAAGTGTTTCAACAACAGGCAGAACGCGCCTTTGGTCAGGTTGCGGAAACAGGAGAACTGCTCAATCCGATCGACAACCTACCTGCCCCTGCCAATCCACCCCCGATCCTGGAAGAGATTCGGGAATGGGTGGAGCGCGAAGGCAAACAACTGCGGCGGATTCATGTGCGCGATCGCCCCGATATCAATTGCCAAGTGCTGATTCTGCGTCGCTTACCGCCGGAAACCTCTTGGGAAACCCTATCTCAGGAGTTTGGTGTGGCGATCGCCACTTTGAGCAATTTTTACCAACGAGAATGTTTTCCGCGCCTCCTCAAGTTTGGACA from Trichocoleus desertorum ATA4-8-CV12 encodes the following:
- a CDS encoding DUF1206 domain-containing protein, producing the protein MRGRKSVERASDQAGRTARQVASQPWVEPLARFGYTAKGIVYGLVGLLAAQAAFGSGGKTTDSQGALQTILEQPFGQVLLGLIAIGLLGYVLWSLVQAVMDTENKGTDAKGIAQRLGYVGTAIVYSGLALTAAKLALGSGGSGGGNASQDWTARLLAQPFGQWLVGTIGALTIGFGFYHFYEAYTAKFRRKLKLNEMSTPEKTWATRMGRFGLAARGVVFSVIGFFLIQAARSSNASEVRGLGGALAALASQPYGPWLLGLVALGLVAYGIYNFVQARYRQMVIH
- a CDS encoding sigma-70 family RNA polymerase sigma factor, with translation MDEIDQQLRQLVMAACRQPRGSLERQRALNQLIWQIQRSGKLLRGVGVPDYEDALQQTWLYCCRNLCEALTGNAYDPELASVITWLNAYLKRRLSDRQREVFQQQAERAFGQVAETGELLNPIDNLPAPANPPPILEEIREWVEREGKQLRRIHVRDRPDINCQVLILRRLPPETSWETLSQEFGVAIATLSNFYQRECFPRLLKFGQTQGYLDS
- a CDS encoding PspA/IM30 family protein, which gives rise to MAQKHFKQLIYWFVGERAGRVLTATWSWLWGLPVESGGKIAVEVAQESLQTMQKSVAQLTQSVATLMAAYQQAKSMYESRQKEFQQAEQQAILAQQQGNAEAARMAMTKAILLDRSLPSLAEKFARAETVVRGAKDKLDRERQKLETYKLEMQNLKDLAELNEALAVIDQANTELEIGSARSQFATAQTSVERRHLQMTAQAELSDNPAEKLTADLAQMTLDDEIAQRLQRLTASSSRSATSLDA
- a CDS encoding photosystem II S4 domain protein; this encodes MLPREDLLKGIENRDAIARVIDQADQAIKTWEVVCSDFLAPPELADMQQAFGRLTEVQVLAWGGYPQAERQRVAIARSELPLEASQVEIAALDIAGNFLFDPATHRDFLGALLGTGIVREKVGDIIVLGERGAQAIVVPDLVEFLELQLNQVRSVPVKTRRIELSELKIREPKKKELTTVEASLRLDAIASAGFGMSRSKMVDLIDGGDVRVNWKEIVSASHQLKPGDLVAIRGKGRLEVGEVAVTKKDRYRVQLTRFV
- a CDS encoding ABC transporter substrate-binding protein yields the protein MTSTQKRTSISVRSKASVPPIVLLLLGVGLVTGISWLKGNIFPQSSKSLDTGSLQDRISLGDNLLVEADATPEKRAGIAAFAKGDFEGAIAQFEASLQKRQNDPETLIYWNNARSGKSALRIAVSVPIGSNLNVAQEMLRGVAQAQDEVNQNGGINGVPLQVEIVNDENDPEIVKQVATELVKDQRILAVVGHNASNASLVAAPIYQQGQLVMVTPTSFANNLSGFGSYIFRATPTIRLMAEPLAEHVVATARKTNIAMCYDSQAPDNVSFKDEFVAALVAKGGKLVPTVCDFSNPTFNPATAIAQAVSSGADGLLISPHIDRLDRAIDLARANQGRLALFGSPTLYTIKTPQSGQADVNGLVLPVPWHPTAFSNHPFATSAKQRWGGAVNWRTAMAYDASRAIVKGLSQDNTRSGLQNVLRSPSFSASGAGDPVKFLPSGDRLGQAVLVQVQPSASSYDFVPIRP
- a CDS encoding tetratricopeptide repeat protein, coding for MDNQSTERLLTDLKHADPEVRNHATQELWRRWFEQKGVLGLERIRQAQMLLERGEKLQAEAVLTQLIQDLPDFAEAWNRRAVLYYIQAKYRKSLADCQQAVQLNPIHFGALHGIGLCHVALGEYREAILAFRRALEIQPYSVENQRLILECSAKLS